The Streptomyces sp. NBC_01244 genome contains a region encoding:
- a CDS encoding Tm-1-like ATP-binding domain-containing protein: MTNVVLVGTLDTKGVEYGWLRERLLRTGVEVITVDTGIMNEPRMPADVPREAVARAAGTELSELRAAADRGAAVTTMARGAEATLLRLHAEGRLHGVLAIGGSGGTSIATRAMRALPLGVPKVMVSSMASGDVAPYVGSADITMMYSVVDIAGINCISAPVLANAVAAVAGMAEAYARSAMELRRPAPLGSGPRPLIAASMAGVTTIGVDAARERLTELGYEVLVFHVSGTGGRTLETLAGQGIFAGVLDLTLSELADDLCGGILTAGPDRLSAAGRAGIPQVVSLGALDMVKFGTMESLPERVRYRRIRVHNPSITVIRTTEAECAELGRRVAAKLRAATGPTAVCVPLRGLSTLGAPGGPYHDPGADGALFSALREGLRGSAVRTHDYDTHINDPAFGRAAADRLHSMIGARAAAA, translated from the coding sequence ATGACGAACGTCGTGCTGGTGGGAACCCTGGACACCAAGGGTGTGGAGTACGGCTGGTTGCGCGAGAGGCTGCTGCGCACCGGCGTCGAAGTGATCACGGTCGACACAGGAATCATGAACGAGCCCCGCATGCCCGCCGACGTACCGCGCGAAGCGGTGGCGCGGGCGGCGGGAACGGAACTGTCCGAACTGCGCGCGGCCGCCGACCGGGGCGCGGCCGTCACCACGATGGCCCGGGGCGCCGAAGCGACCCTGTTACGCCTGCACGCCGAAGGCCGGCTGCACGGAGTGCTCGCGATAGGCGGCAGCGGCGGGACCTCCATCGCCACCCGGGCGATGCGCGCACTGCCGCTCGGCGTCCCGAAGGTGATGGTCTCCTCGATGGCGTCCGGGGACGTGGCCCCGTACGTCGGATCGGCGGACATCACCATGATGTACAGCGTCGTGGACATCGCGGGGATCAATTGCATCTCCGCGCCGGTCCTGGCCAATGCCGTCGCGGCCGTCGCAGGGATGGCCGAGGCCTACGCCCGCTCCGCCATGGAGCTGCGCAGGCCGGCCCCGCTGGGCTCGGGGCCCCGGCCGCTGATAGCGGCGAGCATGGCGGGCGTGACCACGATCGGCGTGGACGCGGCCCGGGAACGCCTGACCGAACTGGGCTACGAGGTCCTGGTCTTCCACGTCAGCGGCACCGGCGGCCGGACCCTGGAGACCCTGGCCGGCCAGGGGATCTTCGCCGGGGTCCTCGACCTCACGCTCAGCGAGCTCGCCGACGACCTGTGCGGCGGCATCCTGACCGCCGGGCCCGACCGGCTCAGCGCCGCCGGGCGGGCCGGGATCCCGCAGGTGGTGAGCCTGGGGGCGCTGGACATGGTGAAGTTCGGCACGATGGAGAGCCTGCCCGAGCGGGTCCGCTACCGCCGGATCCGCGTCCACAACCCCTCGATCACGGTGATCCGTACGACCGAGGCCGAATGCGCCGAGCTCGGCCGCCGGGTCGCCGCCAAACTCCGTGCGGCCACCGGCCCCACGGCCGTCTGCGTACCGCTGCGCGGACTGTCCACGCTCGGCGCCCCGGGCGGGCCCTACCATGACCCCGGCGCCGACGGGGCGCTGTTCTCCGCGCTCCGCGAAGGCCTGCGGGGAAGCGCCGTCCGGACCCACGACTACGACACCCACATCAACGATCCGGCCTTCGGGCGGGCGGCGGCCGACCGGCTGCACTCCATGATCGGAGCGCGGGCCGCGGCCGCCTGA
- a CDS encoding serine/threonine-protein kinase codes for MNGVWSVPGYSEVRELGSGASGRVVLAVHEGTGTAVAVKYLNDRMLENPVFVREFRAEAQLLGALRSPYVVGLYEYVEAPGGAAIVMELVDGIPLNSLLKQCGRTGPEAALVLLKGSLLGLADAHRAGVVHRDYKPANVLVAANGTSKLVDFGIATPLGTTPGAAGTPAYMAPEQWQGRPASPAADVYAATATFFECLTGRKPYDGQNFAELAVQHIEAPVPETEAPEPVRPLIRRGLAKAPEQRPEDADAFVAELEAVALAAYGPQWEERGQRKLAALAALLPLLFPSAGAPAQGSTALATTVLPPPSPWTPGGRGLLAAGAALALGLVAVLGYQAVGSESGGAKALNAFATSSASAPGPATPAPGPSLSASPTPTPTPTPTPTASASASPSASPSPSPSHTWPTPTPTPTATVTKPPTPTPSATPTPTPTPKVKISAVNVTSFRQTAPGTTEAAFSVESDGAGPYTLVIEWFTGDTKGALTVPDGRQTVPFGAGSLGTHTLAHTFAQGSGCYWSVRATTTPAAANQSSVQSIYIRGCKPA; via the coding sequence ATGAACGGCGTGTGGTCGGTTCCCGGTTACTCAGAGGTCCGCGAGCTCGGTTCGGGCGCCAGCGGCCGCGTGGTCCTCGCCGTCCACGAGGGCACCGGCACGGCCGTCGCGGTGAAGTACCTGAACGACCGGATGCTCGAGAACCCGGTCTTCGTCCGGGAGTTCCGGGCGGAGGCCCAGCTGCTCGGCGCCCTGCGCTCCCCCTACGTGGTCGGGCTGTACGAGTACGTCGAGGCGCCCGGCGGCGCCGCGATCGTCATGGAACTCGTGGACGGCATCCCGCTGAACTCCCTGCTCAAGCAGTGCGGGCGGACCGGACCGGAGGCGGCGCTGGTCCTGCTGAAGGGCTCCTTGCTCGGGCTCGCCGACGCCCACCGGGCCGGTGTGGTCCACCGGGACTACAAGCCGGCGAACGTCCTGGTCGCGGCCAACGGGACGTCCAAGCTGGTGGACTTCGGCATCGCCACCCCCCTGGGCACCACGCCGGGGGCGGCGGGCACTCCCGCGTACATGGCCCCGGAGCAGTGGCAGGGCCGGCCCGCCTCGCCCGCGGCCGATGTGTACGCGGCGACCGCGACCTTCTTCGAATGCCTGACCGGCCGCAAGCCCTACGACGGGCAGAACTTCGCGGAGCTCGCCGTCCAGCACATCGAGGCGCCGGTCCCGGAGACCGAGGCGCCCGAGCCGGTGCGCCCGCTGATCCGGCGGGGACTGGCGAAGGCCCCCGAACAACGGCCCGAGGACGCCGACGCGTTCGTCGCGGAGCTGGAGGCGGTGGCCCTGGCGGCGTACGGGCCCCAGTGGGAGGAGCGCGGACAGCGCAAGCTGGCCGCGCTGGCGGCCCTGCTGCCGCTGCTGTTCCCCTCCGCGGGAGCCCCGGCGCAGGGCTCCACGGCACTGGCCACGACGGTCCTGCCGCCGCCCTCGCCCTGGACCCCGGGCGGGCGCGGTCTGCTCGCGGCGGGGGCCGCGCTCGCGCTCGGGCTGGTGGCCGTCCTCGGCTACCAGGCGGTGGGCTCGGAGTCGGGCGGCGCGAAGGCGCTGAACGCCTTCGCGACGTCGAGCGCGTCGGCGCCGGGCCCGGCCACCCCGGCGCCCGGACCCAGCCTGTCGGCCTCGCCGACACCGACACCGACACCCACGCCGACACCGACCGCGTCGGCATCCGCTTCGCCGTCGGCGAGCCCGAGCCCCAGCCCGAGCCACACGTGGCCCACGCCGACTCCGACGCCGACAGCGACGGTGACCAAGCCCCCGACCCCGACCCCGTCCGCGACCCCCACGCCGACCCCGACCCCGAAGGTCAAGATCTCCGCGGTGAACGTCACCTCTTTCCGGCAGACGGCCCCCGGCACCACCGAGGCCGCCTTCTCCGTCGAAAGCGACGGCGCGGGCCCGTACACCCTGGTCATCGAGTGGTTCACGGGTGACACCAAGGGCGCGCTGACCGTGCCCGACGGCCGTCAGACGGTCCCCTTCGGAGCCGGGAGCCTCGGTACGCACACCCTCGCGCACACCTTCGCGCAGGGCTCGGGCTGCTACTGGAGCGTCCGCGCCACCACCACACCGGCCGCCGCCAACCAGAGTTCCGTCCAGAGCATCTACATCAGGGGGTGCAAGCCGGCATGA
- a CDS encoding DUF6191 domain-containing protein: MAFVVFMTLPGLALLLTGIAFLDFTLERAGRAGLLPWRWNGRKGQMSATGFEQLHASFSPGKQNELKERQSALVMRDDEEDGAPPRSRVDLDGGLAVIRLPGGARPGGRS; encoded by the coding sequence ATGGCCTTCGTCGTCTTCATGACCCTTCCGGGGCTGGCCCTGCTGCTCACCGGCATCGCCTTCCTCGACTTCACGCTGGAGCGCGCGGGCCGTGCCGGTCTGCTGCCCTGGCGGTGGAACGGCCGCAAGGGGCAGATGTCCGCGACCGGCTTCGAGCAACTCCACGCGAGCTTCTCGCCGGGCAAGCAGAACGAACTCAAGGAGCGGCAGAGCGCCCTGGTCATGCGCGACGACGAGGAGGACGGCGCCCCGCCCCGGTCCCGCGTCGACCTCGACGGCGGGCTCGCGGTGATCCGTCTGCCCGGCGGCGCGCGTCCTGGCGGTCGTTCCTGA
- a CDS encoding transposase: MADPVKELRAIAPSFVALGPCGVAIRSRLKHLSAGDEEVLRLVGAHQGALASRDLKHRCADGPDHSTGRWAARKRGLTREPSSRIAGAITKASHDQWALARRCQAAHIQNLDAGIRTLRHRLALPIGGKGAKRAAGGYRSRSEWFNKSRRLAVLEERHTAVVADWRAGRVRVVRGGKRLANTRHHLDKAQLTKEEWRARWEAERWFLAADGESGKPFGNETIRVTPGGEISIKLPTPLAHLANAKHGRYIPSCRIAFAHRGAEWADRIKANRAVAYRIHLDVTRGRWYLTASWQRLAVQTLSLAAARANAMVGVDTNADHFAAYRLDPHGNPVGDPRRSPYDLSGSADHRDAQIRRAITRLLRWAKNTGVKAVAIEDLDFASEKTREKHGSKKWFRQLISGIPTGKLKARLVSMVAEHGLAIVAVDPAYTSKWGGQHWQKPLATPRRKMSRHDAAGIAIARRALGHPIRRRTAPPLHDQSDRVGHRTAQAAPGTRGRDGNRPPTTDRLHGEPTPSGKRTRGPSASKTVRDAPSKHERVQNSRMHTG; encoded by the coding sequence GGGCGCTCTGGCCTCCCGCGACCTCAAGCACCGGTGCGCGGACGGCCCCGACCATTCCACCGGCAGGTGGGCGGCACGTAAGCGGGGGCTGACGAGGGAGCCGTCGTCGCGGATCGCCGGGGCGATCACCAAAGCCAGCCACGATCAGTGGGCGCTCGCCCGGCGTTGCCAGGCCGCGCACATCCAGAACCTCGACGCAGGCATCCGCACACTGCGCCACCGCCTCGCCCTCCCGATCGGGGGGAAGGGAGCCAAGCGTGCTGCGGGCGGCTACCGCTCCAGGAGCGAGTGGTTCAACAAGTCGCGGCGTCTCGCGGTTCTGGAAGAGCGGCATACGGCTGTCGTGGCCGACTGGCGGGCGGGTCGGGTCCGGGTGGTCAGGGGTGGGAAGCGGCTGGCAAACACCCGACACCACCTGGACAAGGCCCAGCTCACCAAGGAAGAGTGGCGTGCCCGGTGGGAAGCCGAACGCTGGTTTCTCGCCGCTGACGGTGAGTCCGGGAAGCCGTTCGGGAACGAAACGATCCGAGTCACCCCCGGCGGTGAGATCAGCATCAAGCTGCCCACCCCGCTCGCGCATCTGGCGAACGCCAAGCATGGCCGGTACATTCCGTCCTGCCGGATCGCGTTCGCGCACCGGGGCGCGGAGTGGGCCGACCGCATCAAAGCGAATCGGGCCGTGGCCTACCGCATCCACCTGGACGTCACACGCGGCCGCTGGTACCTGACCGCATCCTGGCAACGCCTCGCCGTCCAGACGCTCTCCCTCGCCGCTGCCCGTGCGAACGCCATGGTCGGTGTCGATACCAACGCCGACCACTTCGCCGCCTACCGGCTCGACCCGCACGGGAATCCGGTCGGCGATCCGCGCCGCTCCCCCTACGACCTCAGCGGATCGGCCGACCACCGCGACGCGCAGATCCGCCGTGCCATCACCCGGCTACTGCGCTGGGCGAAGAACACCGGCGTCAAGGCCGTCGCGATCGAAGACCTGGACTTCGCTTCCGAGAAGACACGGGAGAAGCACGGCAGCAAGAAGTGGTTCCGGCAGCTCATCTCTGGCATCCCGACCGGCAAGCTAAAAGCCAGGCTCGTCTCGATGGTTGCAGAACACGGCCTCGCCATCGTCGCAGTCGATCCCGCCTACACCTCCAAGTGGGGAGGCCAGCACTGGCAAAAACCGCTGGCCACCCCCCGCCGAAAGATGTCCCGACACGATGCCGCCGGCATCGCGATCGCACGACGCGCCCTCGGACACCCGATCCGGCGACGGACGGCACCGCCCCTACACGACCAGAGCGATCGTGTAGGGCATCGGACCGCCCAGGCCGCACCGGGTACCCGAGGACGTGACGGAAACCGCCCACCCACAACGGACCGGCTTCATGGAGAGCCGACGCCGAGCGGGAAGAGAACGCGGGGACCCAGTGCATCCAAAACCGTTCGGGATGCGCCCAGTAAGCATGAACGGGTCCAAAACTCACGCATGCACACTGGCTAG
- a CDS encoding NUDIX domain-containing protein, translated as MTAKRSAGLLLFRQPGTTDDAPATRPVEVLLGHMGGPLWERRDAGAWSIPKGEYGPEETPRDAARREFTEEIGLPPPEGPYLPLGEVRMIGGKLVTIWAVRADLDPALAVPGTFTMEWPPKSGRTAEFPELDRVEWFAPPVARTKLVVSQIPFLERLLEVLETS; from the coding sequence ATGACCGCGAAGCGCAGCGCCGGGCTCCTCCTGTTCAGGCAGCCCGGCACGACGGACGACGCCCCCGCCACCCGACCTGTCGAGGTACTGCTCGGCCATATGGGCGGCCCGCTCTGGGAGCGCCGCGACGCGGGCGCCTGGTCGATCCCGAAGGGCGAGTACGGCCCCGAGGAGACCCCGCGCGACGCGGCCCGCCGGGAGTTCACGGAGGAGATCGGGCTGCCCCCGCCGGAGGGTCCGTACCTGCCGCTGGGCGAGGTGCGGATGATCGGCGGGAAGCTGGTGACGATCTGGGCGGTACGGGCGGACCTGGATCCGGCCCTCGCGGTGCCCGGCACCTTCACCATGGAGTGGCCGCCGAAATCGGGGCGGACGGCGGAGTTCCCCGAGCTGGACCGGGTGGAGTGGTTCGCTCCCCCGGTGGCCAGAACCAAACTGGTGGTGTCTCAGATCCCCTTCCTGGAACGACTGTTGGAGGTTCTGGAGACTTCCTGA